The following nucleotide sequence is from Oryzias latipes chromosome 20, ASM223467v1.
GCAGAGCGACCACGTGAGACCGAAGATCACTCGCCGCCACACAAAAGATGGGCGAGCTGCAGACCTGATGTGGATTTTGTAGTTGGACGACGTGGCGAATTTGAAGCCGCAGCGCTCGCAGGTGTAGGGTTTCTCCTCTCCGTGGTGCATCCGCCGATGGGCAACCAGCTGACACTTCTGAGCAAAGCATTTGTCGCAGTCGCAGCAATTGAACGGTTTCTCACCTGTGAACAGAGAGAGAGGGTCAAACTGCAGGTGGAAGACTTTAAAGGAGAACAAGATTTAGTGACAGATTATCAAAAAAAGATCTACATCCCGTTTTCAAATCTGTGCCAGTTCAAAGATATTAGCGATGCtacaaattcattcatttttttctgtttattgtgACAGATGTAGGCTGATGGAGCCACGTTTGTATCGGTGTCTAAGTTCACATTTCCTTGTCTCTGTTCTTATTTGTCTGGACCTTTTGTGCGTcatttcagctttaaaaaaaggtagaatGTTCGACCcctaaggtttttttctttacgttttctttattctttattatttgTGGTGGGGGTTTGTCCGGCATGATCATCCAACGATCTGTGGATGCTTGAATGTTCATCTACAGATCATTGTTGGTATCTATACAGCATAAGCTTCAGAGTTTGGTgccatttttcatttgaaataccAATTCTGTAATTTATCATTATGTTCTCTATTTTCCCTACATCTAAACCAATCAACAAACCAGACTAAACTATTTTTGGTTGTATATACTACTTTTCATAATGAAGCTAATTTggttttgaaatggaaatgagaaaaaactgAATGGATGTTTTCATCTTAATGCATTTAAATCATAAACATATAAatcttaattgaatcacttcaggAAATATCCAGTCACATTTGtggacagacaaacaaacaaaaagaatagtttttgttttttctaatgcATTAGGAACCGTTTTTctctgacaaaataaaagcttttgttgGAAGAGAAACAAGGTTTGCTTTAAGATAAAACAGGCgacactttaaagaaaaaaggggcCAAAAGTCTTTTCTCATGTTCAAAAGCCAAAAtcagaaacataaaaacaatgctAAATTGTTCAGACTTCAAACCTAAGAATCAATATTCAATAAATCCTAAGTAATGAGTTTTTCTACATGGTGGTCATGACTCACTCCTGACTGTCTGTACAGTAAACTCAAACAGacaaatgtgaaaacatttttagattctcaatgtttttccttttctttcaaaCAGGATTTCTTAGCTCCATAAACAGGAAATCCAGAGAAGAGAGCCACAAACCGGAAACAGCATCAGCCAGCTTCCTGCTGAAGGTTACGTGACAGGAAATGggagaacaaaaacaacacgGACACCGTCTCCTGGGAGTGGGAAGGTTGTGGTCTGGTTGTGGGCTCACCTGTGTGGATGCGCAGGTGAGTCTTGAGCTGTGTGGCCTGTCTGAAGGTCTTGGAGCAGAAGATGCAGGAGAAGGGCTTGAGGCCCTTGTGGATCTTCTCGTGGCGCCGCAGGCTGCTCACGTCTTTGAACCGTTTGCTGCACTCACTGCAGGTCAGCGTCAGCTCGCTCAGGTCGGACGGGTCCCGCTCCCCAACTTCACCCTCCTCCATCTCATCGTCCAACCCCCCCTCACCGCTCtcgtcatcctcctcctcctcttcttcctcctcttcttcttcttctttgattCTCCTCCTGCCCCGCCCCCTCCCTCTGCCTCGCCCCGTCCTCCTCCTTCCAAAGCTCAGGCGAGGTTTTTTGGgaagtgactcctccccctgtgAAGGGCTCCAGTCAGCAGAAGTGTCTCCAAAGTCCTTCATGCTTGTGTCCGAGTCTCCTAGAAACAGATCGTGGCTTCtggccgctcctcttcctcgtccTCTCCCTTTCCCACTGCCCCTGGGTCTGCCTCTCCCCCTAGGACTCTGGATTTTGGGGGCACCGTCAGCTAATTTTGGCTCCACCTGCTTGCTGGTAAAGTTCTTCGGCTTCCTGCCTCTCTTTCCGCTGCCAATCTTTTGCACCTCAGGCATGTACTCTTCATCGCTTCTCTCCGCAGCCTCTAAATCCTCATCTCGGGACTCCAGATCCTGGACTCTGGAATCCCCCTCCTCATCTTTCCAGTCTCCACCAATGGAGATGATGGACAGGGGAACGGGGGAGCTGGGGCTGCCGTCAGAGCAGGGACTGCGGGGGGACAGCCCTCCTTCTTTATCCCCCTCGGATGTCTCGCTAGGCTCAGAGCAGTGAGGGAATTCCTCCAGATACTTGGAAGCCTCCGACATTCCCAGGAACACAGCGGCTCGTCGCACCGCCGCCTGCCTGGTGCTGCAACAAAGTCGTATCATCGTCAGCAAACCCTTGAACCCTTGAATTTGACATCAAACCCCAATCAAGCCCTTTACCTGCTGAGATTCATCTGGCCTGTGTAGATGAACTCCAGAAGCTTCTCCAGAGAGTATCGGCTGACCTTGTCTGGGTCCAGAGTTATGACTTCTTCCCCCTTCTCAGCCTGGGAGTAAAAATACTTGCTGAAGGCAGCCAAAATGTTGCGGTGAGCTCTGAACTCCACGTCCTTCACCATAATGGTTATATCACACAGAAAATCCATCTCCCGCTGCTGGTACAGGCGCTGCAGGAGCAGCTTCCCGTGGCCGGAGAGATGAGCCATCGCTGCCGCAGGAACACCAGAGGAGTGCGTCAAAAGCTGCAAACCACACCGGAGTTCATGGTTTTCTTTGGGTACCTGACTTGTACACCATGCAGTTACAAGGGACAAGAATCTTCatagaaaaaagttaaaaacacctCCTGCTGTGTTTGCAATATGACAACGGCTGTGGAGTCAACTACAACCTGAGGTTTCCACAACTGCACCTGAACTCACCACACTTTAGTTTGTTCAGATGGTGCGAGTCCACAGCGGCATGtttgacaaaaaccaaaccagcTATCAGACATGGTGTGAGAGGAGTGATGATAGATCGACAGATAGATGATGTGGGCTGTTCTTTATTCCCAACACGTAAACACCACTGTCCTCCCTCCACTCGTTTATGTCTCCCTTTTCTACTTCTAGAAGAAAGTCTTCACCACGGACATTTCTATTCTCTTCACAAAGTGCATCACCATCTGACGATCCTGAACTCCAAACTTCTCCATCACTTCATCTCTGTTTCCTTCACCCACATGTCTGTTAGAGTTTGGTCCAATCGTCACTCTCTCCTCTGGAGAGCCTGGATCTCCTCATCCATCTCCCTCCAgaatttctccttctcctctgcaGCTCCTATTCTACCTGGGGGTCATAACCCCTGACAACATTCAACATCACACCTTCATCTTCCAGCTTCAGACTCTTCCTCCTATCTGACCCTCTCTTCACCTCCAGAACCTCCTGATCAAACTCCTCCTTCAGgatctcctcctctgctcctctttccATCCACATCATGATAAAACAGCTTGGAGCTGCTTCCAATCTACCAGTCTGGATCTCTTTCCATCTGAAAACACAGCAGATCCATCTTTCTGCTTTCTATAATGTCGACTAACTCTCTAGTTTTCTTGTCAAAGTTCCTACTTTGAAAGTTTCTCAGTTCTTCTCTCCTGCCTAAACATTTATCTCCGTTTGCACATATGACTTCCTTCTCTCTTTtgttcttccaccaacagtcgCCCAGCTTCCACCAGAACCCACCAGAATGTCAACAGCACCAGTGGTTGCTGTCGATCCGGACCACGGCCAATCCAGAATAAAAGTCCGGGTGACGATTCACATGACTGatctgtttttggttttatgTCAGTTCCCCTTTCTGACAAAGAACTGCATCTACTGACTTGGACTGGCGCGTGAAAGCGCCGGATTGTGCCCCCTAGTGGCTGCATTGCTAATGGATCTTAAAGCTGTTTCTGTTTGTATTGCCACTCCATCTAGTAATTTTTACATACAAGGCAAAATCCTTATGAAATATTTCAAGTGATTTTGTTGCTTCTAGTTGTATATTTTGCAATCAATACAAATCTCAATCATTTACTTTTACCTCCCATAAATTGGATTAAACACATGattatatttaaacaaaaagtgtATGACggaaaaataatgtatttaaaagCTTTGCTTGTCATTTAGACATTGCTTTAATTTAGAGCATGTAAAATGAAAAGTCCTTTTCtgttaaattacaaaaacagcCTGTAAACAACAAAGAATAGCTTCTGGTTTGATTTTTGTCACTTTATAagtcaaaaaaattattttataaacacTGAAAATACTGTTGTAATAGAATACCAACTGGGAAAACGCAAACACCATCATAAAATTGCAATTACAAGCACAACAAAGTTATATTTTCAAGTGTTTTAagccttttgaaatgtttttttttttatatttagggTAACACTTACTTACCCAGTGGGTGGTGTGGATGGTGCTGCAGAAGGGTCACAGCTTCACCTCTTCTTCAATTCTATTTGCAAATCCCCCTGCAAGATATCATAGAGTGGTCGACATCGATTAAAGTTGTTTAGtgtctaaaataataataataatccctACATAAACGTCCGAGCACAGGTGAGACTCAAGAGCCTTGACAGGTGAGATGTAGAATctattttggaaaataaaagctcCCCCCTGCTTCCTGGACAGGCCTTCGTTTCTCGCTAATGCTAACGGCGGTGTCGCAGGTCAATTAAAACGACCTCTGTCGGCATTCAAATGTTTCACGGGGCTTTATAAAAGCTTTGTACACGGAGCGGCCCACAACAGATTGACGTATGCTTCTTATAATTTTCACCGTAGAGGACAAAATgcaatgctaaagctaacgcttcTGTTCTTGGTAAAAAGCGCGGAAAACATCGAGCTCTTATTTCGAAGGTTTGACGGTTTTACAGGCGGAGTCGAAGTAAGCTACTTCAAAATACTCCAAACGTTGACATTTTACTAATAAACAACTCATATATGCATCAAAAAGAATTACTTTCATTGTGTAAATTTGCTAATAttgttctaaatgtttttaaaaaagcagaaaagtacCTACTAATATCCGAGATCTCCTGCCATTATCCGTATGACGCAGAAGATCTCGCGAGAGCATCTTGACGGTTACTCTTTGGCTCAGTCAAGATAAGTCACGCAGCGACTTCCGCGAGACGCCGGACCGTAACCATTTCTGAAAACGGGGAAATCATTCCTCATGTGTTTGAATCATAATTAGTTTTGGCGAGACAACTACACTTGAGTTATTTTATGGAAATGGCACAGTTTGAGTCCCCATCCTTTATCAATTTGCATTTAATATAACTGGTCCTCAAACCTTTTACGCAGACAGCTGTATAAATATACTAAAATACATTCTACTACTCTTtagagaaaataatgaaattataTGTTTAATGACAAATTGATTGAAACTTATGTCTCTTGTGACTTTAATGAATGTTTACTTAAGGAATATCAACAAACCCTATTTTAAAAGGTCATTaaatgttacattaatctaaagctccttttgtgttgttttattggCAATGTATTTTTTGcccacaaaaatatatttttaataaaaataattttattgattttaatttaaaaatattgcatTTCCTGTATACCTCAGAAAAGGCCAACACTGTAGTCTGTTGGACCACAGGACCGCTATGGGGGGGCAGGTCAGTTCCTgccttttgag
It contains:
- the mynn gene encoding myoneurin isoform X1 codes for the protein MAHLSGHGKLLLQRLYQQREMDFLCDITIMVKDVEFRAHRNILAAFSKYFYSQAEKGEEVITLDPDKVSRYSLEKLLEFIYTGQMNLSSTRQAAVRRAAVFLGMSEASKYLEEFPHCSEPSETSEGDKEGGLSPRSPCSDGSPSSPVPLSIISIGGDWKDEEGDSRVQDLESRDEDLEAAERSDEEYMPEVQKIGSGKRGRKPKNFTSKQVEPKLADGAPKIQSPRGRGRPRGSGKGRGRGRGAARSHDLFLGDSDTSMKDFGDTSADWSPSQGEESLPKKPRLSFGRRRTGRGRGRGRGRRRIKEEEEEEEEEEEEDDESGEGGLDDEMEEGEVGERDPSDLSELTLTCSECSKRFKDVSSLRRHEKIHKGLKPFSCIFCSKTFRQATQLKTHLRIHTGEKPFNCCDCDKCFAQKCQLVAHRRMHHGEEKPYTCERCGFKFATSSNYKIHIRLHSGEKPYVCDICGQAFAQSSTLTYHKRRHTGEKPYQCDLCGMSFSVSSSLIAHARKHTGETPYKCSQPKCDAKFVTSSELKKHMRRLHPDGNSGVQCLLCGNRFASVKNMIKHQEKAHADEVRQHKERARAVVLLASSHPVAFVQSKLSQENKSLASIPEGEPPNPEPATPNPRATTPAAASSSDTTTTTDAAIIQELKPEPSALPLSTAEQVTFDQEQTINSDTLHALVEQLRPPPSPAQGLEQIVIIRTVDTADGNAPQQ
- the mynn gene encoding myoneurin isoform X2; its protein translation is MAHLSGHGKLLLQRLYQQREMDFLCDITIMAEKGEEVITLDPDKVSRYSLEKLLEFIYTGQMNLSSTRQAAVRRAAVFLGMSEASKYLEEFPHCSEPSETSEGDKEGGLSPRSPCSDGSPSSPVPLSIISIGGDWKDEEGDSRVQDLESRDEDLEAAERSDEEYMPEVQKIGSGKRGRKPKNFTSKQVEPKLADGAPKIQSPRGRGRPRGSGKGRGRGRGAARSHDLFLGDSDTSMKDFGDTSADWSPSQGEESLPKKPRLSFGRRRTGRGRGRGRGRRRIKEEEEEEEEEEEEDDESGEGGLDDEMEEGEVGERDPSDLSELTLTCSECSKRFKDVSSLRRHEKIHKGLKPFSCIFCSKTFRQATQLKTHLRIHTGEKPFNCCDCDKCFAQKCQLVAHRRMHHGEEKPYTCERCGFKFATSSNYKIHIRLHSGEKPYVCDICGQAFAQSSTLTYHKRRHTGEKPYQCDLCGMSFSVSSSLIAHARKHTGETPYKCSQPKCDAKFVTSSELKKHMRRLHPDGNSGVQCLLCGNRFASVKNMIKHQEKAHADEVRQHKERARAVVLLASSHPVAFVQSKLSQENKSLASIPEGEPPNPEPATPNPRATTPAAASSSDTTTTTDAAIIQELKPEPSALPLSTAEQVTFDQEQTINSDTLHALVEQLRPPPSPAQGLEQIVIIRTVDTADGNAPQQ
- the mynn gene encoding myoneurin isoform X3, which produces MNLSSTRQAAVRRAAVFLGMSEASKYLEEFPHCSEPSETSEGDKEGGLSPRSPCSDGSPSSPVPLSIISIGGDWKDEEGDSRVQDLESRDEDLEAAERSDEEYMPEVQKIGSGKRGRKPKNFTSKQVEPKLADGAPKIQSPRGRGRPRGSGKGRGRGRGAARSHDLFLGDSDTSMKDFGDTSADWSPSQGEESLPKKPRLSFGRRRTGRGRGRGRGRRRIKEEEEEEEEEEEEDDESGEGGLDDEMEEGEVGERDPSDLSELTLTCSECSKRFKDVSSLRRHEKIHKGLKPFSCIFCSKTFRQATQLKTHLRIHTGEKPFNCCDCDKCFAQKCQLVAHRRMHHGEEKPYTCERCGFKFATSSNYKIHIRLHSGEKPYVCDICGQAFAQSSTLTYHKRRHTGEKPYQCDLCGMSFSVSSSLIAHARKHTGETPYKCSQPKCDAKFVTSSELKKHMRRLHPDGNSGVQCLLCGNRFASVKNMIKHQEKAHADEVRQHKERARAVVLLASSHPVAFVQSKLSQENKSLASIPEGEPPNPEPATPNPRATTPAAASSSDTTTTTDAAIIQELKPEPSALPLSTAEQVTFDQEQTINSDTLHALVEQLRPPPSPAQGLEQIVIIRTVDTADGNAPQQ